Proteins encoded within one genomic window of Gigantopelta aegis isolate Gae_Host chromosome 2, Gae_host_genome, whole genome shotgun sequence:
- the LOC121379339 gene encoding balbiani ring protein 2-like — translation MDLLRVEVLIQAQSHKNPSKHKNPSKHKNPSKHKNPSKHKNPSKHKNPSKHKNPSKHKNPGKHKNPGKHKNPSKHKNPSKHKNPGKHKNPSKHKNPSKHKNPGKHKNPSKHKNPSKHKNPGKHKNPSKHKNPGKHKNPGKHKNPSKHKNPSKHKNPGKHKNPGKHKNPGKHKNPSKHKNPSKHKNPGKHKNPGKHKNPSKHKNPGKHKKPSKHKNPGKHKNPGKHKTPGKHKNPDKHKNLGKPKNPGKHKNPGKHKNPDKHKSPGKHKNCE, via the exons ATGGATCTGTTGAGAGTGGAAGTCCTCATACAG GCACAAAGCCACAAGAACCCAAGTAAACACAAGAACCCAAGTAAACACAAGAACCCAAGTAAACACAAGAACCCAAGTAAACACAAGAACCCAAGTAAACACAAGAACCCAAGTAAACACAAGAACCCAAGTAAACACAAGAATCCTGGTAAACACAAGAACCCTGGTAAACACAAGAACCCAAGTAAACACAAGAACCCAAGTAAACACAAGAACCCTGGTAAACACAAGAACCCAAGTAAACACAAGAACCCAAGTAAACACAAGAATCCTGGTAAACACAAGAACCCAAGTAAACACAAGAACCCAAGTAAACACAAGAACCCTGGTAAACACAAGAACCCAAGTAAACACAAGAACCCAGGTAAACACAAGAACCCTGGTAAACACAAGAACCCAAGTAAACACAAGAACCCAAGTAAACACAAGAATCCTGGTAAACACAAGAACCCTGGTAAACACAAGAACCCTGGTAAACACAAGAACCCAAGTAAACACAAGAACCCAAGTAAACACAAGAACCCTGGTAAACACAAGAACCCTGGTAAACACAAGAACCCTAGTAAACACAAGAACCCTGGTAAACACAAAAAACCTAGTAAGCACAAGAACCCTGGTAAACACAAGAACCCTGGCAAACACAAAACCCCAGGTAAACACAAGAACCCTGATAAACACAAAAACCTAGGTAAACCCAAGAACCCTGGTAAACACAAAAATCCAGGTAAACACAAGAACCCTGATAAACACAAAAGTCCAGGTAAACACAAGAACTGCGAGTGA